The sequence below is a genomic window from Wyeomyia smithii strain HCP4-BCI-WySm-NY-G18 chromosome 1, ASM2978416v1, whole genome shotgun sequence.
GCGAGAGCCTGTCAAGAAATTTCGATAACTGTAATGAAATAAACCTGAAATAATTTCTTTTGAAGGAATGTTTGAATATATCgttctgaacaaaatgaacaACTTGCCGAATGAAGCAATGAACCCAATAGTATTTGTTACATAGAAATAAGAATGTTCTGTTTGTTTCTTATAGCactacgtaatttttatggagaGTACCTAGATGGTGGCGTTACGTTACAAAGCGGAGAGAGgaggtaaaaaaattgtaatttagcGTTTGTTATAATAGATGTCGCCTAAGAGGAGTATCATAGTTGTTGCACATTCTAACGGATGTTTTTTACAagatagtttgaaaaatacatcTAAAAAGTTAGTTATTGATTATGTTGATAGTTATCCGTAACGATTCAAGCGATAGTTTCTATCACTGCGGCTGGTAATGAAAAATAGTATTCTTAGCTGCATTGGTACAACTTATATTGTATTTATGTACATAGAAATCTAAAAATATACTCGTCATACGAAACCATGCGTCTCCTTAGTTCCAAGCACTAGAGAACCTCTTACAAGCGAAGCGGTGACTATTGCCAACAAAGATAACGCTGGTACGGGAAGTTCTACAACCGTTGAAGACTCATCGAGCACTGATGGAACCTTAGTTAATGCCGCAGAATCAACCACAACTGAAACAGGAATATCGATTACTACTGAACTTATTACTACCACAGACGCTCAATCATCCAGTGGCAGTTCTTCGACCGTTGAGCACTCGTCTACTGCCACTGAAGATCATATTAATACAGAAAATTCTTCAAACTCGTTAAGCACTGATGAAACCACAGCCAGTATTACAGCATCAATAACAACGGAAACTGTGATTACGACTACTACTGAGCTTCTAACTACCACGGAAGATTACACAACAACAGAAAGCACTTTAATCATTGAAAATACATCGAGCACCAAAAAACCTACAACAACTGAAGTAGAGACCACAGGAGATAATACGGGTACAGAAAGTTCTTCAACCGTTGAACAATCATCCAGCACTGACGGAACCTCAAGCAGTACCATAGAATCTACAACAACTGAAACTGGCGTGACGACTACTACGGAAGTTCAAGCAACTACAGGAAGTTCTTCGTCTGTTGAAAGTTCATCAAGCACCGCAGAGTTAACAACAAACGAAGCAGTGACTAGTTCTACTGGTACAGAAACTTCGTCAACTGTTGATCTTTCGTCGAGCACAGAAGAAACCACAATAAACCCAGCAGAACCAACAACCGAAGGGGTGATAACATCCACTACTGACCTAATTACTACCACGGAAGCTCAAGCAACTACTAGTAGTTCTTCAACCGTTGAACAATCGTCCAGCTCTGATGGAACCTCAAGCAGTACTGTAGAATCAACAACAACAGAAATTGGCGTAACGACTACTACGGAAGTTCAAGCAACTACAGGAAGTTCTTTGTCTGTTGAAAGTACATCAAGCACCGCAGAGTCAACAACAATCGAACCAGTAACTACCTCTACTGGCACAGAAGCTTCGTCAACTGTTGATCATTTGTCAAGCACAGAAGAAACCACCGTAAGCCCAGCAGAACCAACAACCGAAGTGGTAATAACATCCACTACTGATCTAATTACTACCACGGAAGCTCAAGCAACTACTACTAGTTCTTCAACCGTTGAACAATCGTCCAGTTCTGATGGAACGTCAAGCAGTACTGTAGAATCAACAACAACTGAAACTGCCATAACGACTACTACGGTACCCATAACTACCACGGAAGTTCAAGCAACTACGGGAAGCTCTTCGACTGTTGAAAGCTCACCAAGCACTACCGAATCAACAACAAACGAAGCAGTAACCAGTTCTACTGCTACAGAAGCTACCACAGAAGCTCAAGCAACCACTAGTAGTTCTTCGACCGTTGAACTTTCGTCGAGCACTGATGGAACCTCAAGCAGTACCGTTGAATCAACAACACCGGAAACTGGCATAACGACTACTATCACATCCATAACTAGCGAGTCGACAACAAACGAAGCAGTGACTACTCCTACTGGAACAGAAATTTCATCAACTGTTGATCATTCGTCAAGCACAGAAGAAACCACAGTAAGCACCATAGAGCCAACAACAACCCAAGTGGTGATAACAACCACTACTGGTCTGATTACTACCACGGCAGCTCAAGCCACCACTGATAGTTCTTCAACTGTTGAACATTCGTCCAGCACTGATGTAACTTCAAGCAGTCCTGTAGAATCAACAACAACTGTAACTGCCATAACGACTACTCCGGCACCCATAACTACTACAGAAATTCTAACAACTACGGGAAGTTCGACTGTTGAAAGTTCGTCAAGCACCCCAGAGTCAACAACAACTGGTGCGGCGTCGACGGCTACCACAGCAGGATATACAACTACGGAAATGTCTACAACTGCTACAGAAGAACCGACCACTACAACCTCTCCTGAAGTTACTACCAACAAACCTCCCACCACTACCTCCGTTGGCTCTACAAGCACTCAAACCATTCCGAGTACAACAACTGAAAGTTCAACTGCAACTGTTACTGTGGCAAGTGTTATCAGTGTGCTACTCGGTTCACTGCTTGTTTCGTTTCGGATTACAGGTTAATGCTGGCAGCAAGTGTAGCAAGTTCAGCGGAAAATCTAGTTAAAATAATCAGAAATATATGAAAACAACTTGTATATAGGatgaaactattcaaaattctCTTAAAGTGCAAaaactcaagaaaaaaattgtattttttttttaatttattgcaGAAACTAAACTGTCTTTTCTTAGCTAACGATAAGCAACTTCttaaataaaaatgattaaaaatctGGGTGTGGTGATTTACAAGGATTTTTGATAGTTTCAGCAGTGTAGTGTAGTTAGTACGTTCACCGTGTGACCTAGTGCTCATTACTGTTCTCCAAGCAATCAACAATGTTTCTTTATCTGAAGAATATTTTGTTAACTGTTATTTCTAAAGAACCCTATTGTAGATCAGTAATTTACTAGTAGTGCAATACCTGTGTAGTAATAAAAATGATGCCAGTTATATTAAACAATAAACTCTGATAAGAACCAATTCTGACTCGACTGCTCATAGTTGTACCGGAACAGTTGCGGTGAAATAATGGGTACTTGAAGAACGATGATTGCGAATGCGGTGTTGAACACGTTGTACTTTATTAGTTTAGGTGGTTTAATGACCTCATATAACTACTACTTATTTTGGTTTGCCTCCTTCTGGTATGAAGTTTGTGAAAAACCTCTTTCGATGTTGTTGGTTGTTTGCTATTTGGAATGCTGAACGATAAGCGGATTGCTtgcaataaatatttcatcattagacctttactgttttctgtaaaAATCGTAGTGAATTAAATCAAATAACGTTTTGTACTTGCTTGGTccaccacaatatatctaactattggtagcagtggtcataaggTACTTGCTTGTACATTATGCAATGTTATTTCGAGAAAAAAGACAAGTTAGTCAGCTGTTAATTATCCTACTAGTAACAGTAAGGATGGGAAAGGTATCATTATTTACTTATAGGTACCAGCCGAGAGAAAGGAGACAACGGGATTTGTTCACGACCAGACAAATGTCAGCGAGAGCCTGTCAAGAAATTTCGATAACTGTAATGAAATAAACCTGAAATAATTTCTTTTGAAGGAATGTTTGAATATATCgttctgaacaaaatgaacaACTTGCCGAATGAAGCAATGAACCCAATAGTATTTGTTACATAGAAATAAGAATGTTCTGTTTGTTTCTTATAGCactacgtaatttttatggagaGTACCTAGATGGTGGCGTTACGTTACAAAGCGGAGAGAGgaggtaaaaaaattgtaatttagcGTTTGTTATAATAGATGTCGCCTAAGAGGAGTATCATAGTTGTTGCACATTCTAACGGATGTTTTTTACAagatagtttgaaaaatacatcTAAAAAGTTAGTTATTGATTATGTTGATAGTTATCCGTAACGATTCAAGCGATAGTTTCTATCACTGCGGCTGGTAATGAAAAATAGTATTCTTAGCTGCATTGGTACAACTTATATTGTATTTATGTACATAGAAATCTAAAAATATACTCGTCATACGAAACCATGCGTCTCCTTAGTTCCAAGTACTTGCTTGCAGTGTAGAAGTAGAATATGATCTCTTTCcttaatttttttactaaaaattgatTAAACCTTACTCACAGCATTTTTGTATCTCaagcaagaaaatttgtttgtaaatatcTTCAATTATCGATGAACAAGCAATGCCTCAATTTTGTTATCGCCATGAACAATTGTACCAGCCCAGGAATGAATGAATATTTTATTATGGGATACTGGCCAGCAGTTTCCCCAACAGGAAAATATACAACACGTTTATCAACCAGCGAGGGTGGAATCGGCATCCCATGCGGATAACACCGTCACCTAAATTTGTCTTTAAATTTACTCAAATCAACTGAACCAATTTAAATGTGGAAACCGCCAAATGAGAGATATTGAATTTCTATACGTTACTGTTTAACT
It includes:
- the LOC129717242 gene encoding mucin-2-like, producing the protein MKNSILSCIVPSTREPLTSEAVTIANKDNAGTGSSTTVEDSSSTDGTLVNAAESTTTETGISITTELITTTDAQSSSGSSSTVEHSSTATEDHINTENSSNSLSTDETTASITASITTETVITTTTELLTTTEDYTTTESTLIIENTSSTKKPTTTEVETTGDNTGTESSSTVEQSSSTDGTSSSTIESTTTETGVTTTTEVQATTGSSSSVESSSSTAELTTNEAVTSSTGTETSSTVDLSSSTEETTINPAEPTTEGVITSTTDLITTTEAQATTSSSSTVEQSSSSDGTSSSTVESTTTEIGVTTTTEVQATTGSSLSVESTSSTAESTTIEPVTTSTGTEASSTVDHLSSTEETTVSPAEPTTEVVITSTTDLITTTEAQATTTSSSTVEQSSSSDGTSSSTVESTTTETAITTTTVPITTTEVQATTGSSSTVESSPSTTESTTNEAVTSSTATEATTEAQATTSSSSTVELSSSTDGTSSSTVESTTPETGITTTITSITSESTTNEAVTTPTGTEISSTVDHSSSTEETTVSTIEPTTTQVVITTTTGLITTTAAQATTDSSSTVEHSSSTDVTSSSPVESTTTVTAITTTPAPITTTEILTTTGSSTVESSSSTPESTTTGAASTATTAGYTTTEMSTTATEEPTTTTSPEVTTNKPPTTTSVGSTSTQTIPSTTTESSTATVTVASVISVLLGSLLVSFRITG